The Helicobacter canis genomic sequence ATTTGGGGGAGAAGAGTCGCTTGTTTGCATTAAACTCTTTGGTCTTGGTCTCGCCTGTAATGCTAGCTATGTGTAGCTTAGGGTAGCTAGCCTGCAAGCTTTGCTTAATGGTCTCGCAAGTGATGATAGACTCGCTAAAGATTAGGAGCTTCTGGCTGTGGATACTCTCGCCTAGGGCGTCTATGATCTTGCATACTTGGGTAAATTTCTCGCTTCTAGCAAAGTGCTTTTGCGCATTGTAGGGGGAGATCCTTTCAAGGATAGATTCTAGCTTGGATAAATCCTGCTCACATAGCTCTCTAAAGCGCGGAGATAGCTTGGTGATATAGCCATATTCGTAGCATTTCTTGAGTCTTGTGGGGAAGATCGCGGCATCTTCATCAAGCAAGTCATCTTGCCTTTCTTCTAGCTCTTTGGCAGAGAGGAAGCTGCGGTGGTAGGCGATGATCGTGCCTAGGATTTTGGAGAATGCATCTAGGGAGGATTCTAGGGCTTTTAGCAAGCTCATCGCTAGGAAGCCCCTTGGCGTGGTGTAGTCGCCTAGATTTTCTAGCTGCTTGTCTTGTAGGATTTCTCTAATGGAGTCTGGGAGAAAGGGGTAGGGGTCATAGATACTAAAGCTGATAGACTCACTTGTCTTATCATCGCCAAGTCCTAGGATTTGCACAAGCTCTTCATAGCTAAAGTCTATCCCACTAGGCACGCTTGATAGGAAGAGCTTGGGCGCGATGTGGGCTTTGGGGAGGTGCTTGCCCCAAAGCTTTAGCTGGGATTCTATCTCGCTGCTTTGTGTGGTGTAGATAGTATGGGTGAGCCTATAAAAGTCCTTGTGGATTGGGGCGTTGGACTCTAGGGCTTTGTCTGCTTGGGCGCAGACTCTAGCTAGGTTTAGCGTGTCGCCGCCTATGGTGATTGTGGGGTTGATTAGGGCTAGTTGATTGGATAAATCGGTGATTTTGTTGTTGATAGGTGTCGCGCTAAGGAGCAACAGGCGTGCGGATTTGCTGAGATTGGCTTGGAGCTTGTCGTATTGGTTTTGGCGTGATTTTGCCGAGCCGTTGCGGAGATTGTGGCTCTCATCGATGATGATAAGGCTGGCGTATTTAAGTAGTTTTTGCACTTTTTCATCTGGGTTGGCGGCTTGGTGGTAGCTTATGATATGGGTGCAGAAGCTAAGGTCTGCTATAAATGTGTCGTGTGGGCTTTGCGGAGCTTGGCTAAAGTAGCTCTCCCACTGGGCACAGAGCTTGGGAGGGGTGATTATGACAATATTGCTATATGCGCTTAGCACGCCTAGGGCGGTGAGTGTTTTACCCGCGCCCACAGAGTCCGCGCATAGGGCTACCTTGTAGGTTTTAAGCCGCTTTTGCAGCTCTTTTGCCGCTTTTTGCTGGAAAGGATAGAGTCCAAATGCCTTGCTCCCTTGCTCTATAAGCGCATTTTCATCACTATCTAGATCGGCTTCTGGGTGCTCTAGCAGGGCATAGAGCTTGGCGAAAATATCCTTAGGGCTGTGGTAGAAAAAGCTCGTGCTTAGGGCTTCTTGGACTTGCTTGGTGCTATCTTGGCAGGCGTGTAGCATTTGGTAGAAATACTCTAGGGCGGCTTGCGTGTCGGCTTTGGAGTCGCATACTAGGTTTAGCTCTTTGTTGCTCTTATTGTCATAGAGTCCTAATCCGCTGGCGGTGAAATTTGAGCTGCCGATGATGGCAGTTTGCGTGCGATTTGGCGTGTCTTTGGTGTGGAAGACATAGAGCTTTGCGTGGATAAGAGTGCTTTTTTCTTGTAGCATAGCGATGTGCGTGGGCGTGTCGCTGATAAATCTATATGCCTTGCGCGTGGTGCGTAAGCTCTCTAGCTGCTCTGTGTAATCAACTATGCGTAAATCATAGGGATCTTGTAGGAAAAATCGCACTTGATCTGTGTCTTTTGTCGATGGGTCTTGCGTGCCTAGGATAAGGGTTAGGGAGCGGATCTTGTGTGCGTGGGTGGAGAGATACTCTAGGGCTTTGGCATTGAAGTAGCCACTGATTATAGCGATGTCGCAGCTGTGGTCCTCAAAGCTGTGGAGTATGGACTCTATACTGCTAGCTAGGGTGTTTGGCGGCTCGTTGGTGATGAGATTGGATCGTGTGAGATTGGTGGGGGCTGTGCGGATCTGTGTGGGGGCAGAGCTGGATTCTAGTGTGGGGCTACTTTGCTGCTGCCCCCCCCTAATCGACTTTTGGCAGTGGTGCTAGACTCTTGCAAATGCTTCATCGCTTGAAATGCTCCTTAGAGAGTGTGGGTCTTGGATTGTGGGCTAGCTTTAAGCGTGTGCTTAAAGCTAGAGAAGTTATAGGGCGAAGTCTTTGATCTTGTCAAATTCTAGGTATTTATAGACTTTAGAGGTGTCTTGCCCTAGCTTTTGTGGGACTATTTGGAGGTATTCTTCAAGGCTTGGAAGTCGCCCGAGCTTGGCACACACCGCGCCTAGCTCCGCGCTGCCTAGATAGACTTGCGCGCCTTTACCCATACGATTGTCGAAGTTTCTTGTAGAGGTGGAGAAGACCACGGCATTATCTTTCACGCGCGCTTGATTGCCCATACAAAGGCTGCAGCCGGGCACTTCGATCCTAGCACCTGCTGCGCCAAAGAGAGAGAAGTAGCCCTCATCGCTTAGCTGCTTAGAATCCATTTTTGTAGGAGGCACAAGCCAAGTGCGTGTGGCAGACTGCCCTTCGTTTTTCATAATCTCGCCAAACGCCCTAAAATGCCCGATATTTGTCATACAGCTACCGATGAAGACTTCATCGATATTTTTGGGGCGTTTAGGATCTGCTAGGATCTCGCTTAGTGTGGCTACATCATCAGGGTCATTGGGGCAGGCTAGGATAGGATCTGTGATTTCATTTAGATCAATCTCAATCACCGCGGCATACTCGGCATCTTTATCCGCTCTTAGCAAGACGGGGTTATTGATCCACTCGCGCATTTTTTCCGCGCGGCGTGCTAGGGTCTTGGCATCGCCATAGCCGTCTTTGATCATTGCGTTGATGAGTGAAATATTGGATTCTAGGTATTCGATTATGGGCTCTTTGTTTAAGGCTATGGTGCAAGCAGCCGCACTGCGCTCGGCACTCGCATCACTTAGCTCAAACGCCTGCTCGACTTTGATATTTTCTAGCCCTTCGATCTCTAGGATTTTGCCGCTGAAGATGTTCTTTTTGTTTTGCTTGGGGACGGTTAGGAGTCCTTGCTTGATAGCGTAGTAAGGGATCGCATTGACAAGATCGCGCAGGGTGATGCCCGGATTCATCTTGCCTTTGAAGCGCACAAGCACGGATTCTGGCATATTAAGTGGCATAGAGCCTGTAACTGCCGCAAAGGCTACAAGCCCGCTGCCTGCTGGGAAGCTAATGCCTATGGGGAAGCGAGTGTGTGAGTCTCCACCTGTGCCAACGGTATCTGGCAGGCAGAAGCGATTGAGCCACGAGTGGATCACGCCATCTTTAGGGCGTAGGGCGACACCACCGCGATTGCGCATAAAATCTGGCAAAGTCGCTTGCAAGCTCACATCAGCAGGCTTGGGGTAGGCTGCTGTGTGGCAGAAGCTTTGCATCACAAAATCCGCGCTATAACTTAGGCTGGCAAGCTCTTTGACTTCATCGCGAGTCATAGCACCGGTGGTGTCTTGGCTGCCCACGGTGGTGGCGATTGGCTCGCAGTATTCGCCTGCTCTAACCCCATCTTTGCCGCACGCGCGACCGACCATTTTCTGCGCTAGGGTGAAGCCCTTGGTGCTAGATTGTGGCTGGGCAGGCTTGGCAAAGCCCTCAAACTCGCCTAGCCCTAGGAATTTACGCGCCTTGTTGGTAAGCCCTCGCCCGATGATAAGGGGGATCCTCCCGCCCGCGCGGATTTCATCAAAGATTGTATTTGGGCTTAAGGTGAATTTGCTTACCACCTCGCCATTTTTCACAATCTCGCCACTATAAGGCTTAAGCGTGATAATATCGCCCTCTTTTAGCTTATCGACATTGGCTACCACAGGCAAGCAGCCGCTATCTTCACAAGTGGCAAAAAATATTGGCGCGATAATGCCGCCTATCACAAAGCCGCCGCTTTTTTTGTTTGGCACAAATGGAATGTCATTGCCAAAATGCCATACGATAGAGTTGCAAGCGGATTTGCGGCTGCTACCTGTGCCGACCACATCGCCGACATACACGACACTAGCACCATTATCCTTGGCGATTTTTTTGATATTTTCTATGCGAGATTCGTAGTTATCTATGCGGCTTTTTAGCATAGCTTTAGCGTGAGTGGGTATATCACTTCTGGTGAAAGCATCGCTTGCTGGGCTTAGGTCATCGGTGTTGGTCTCGCCATCGATTTTAAGCACGGCAAGCTTAATCTCCTCTGGCAAGGCAGGCTTATGCAAAAACCACTCTGCATTTGCCCACGACTCGATGATTTCTTTTGCTAGGGTAGAAGTTTTGCTCATCGCCGCAATGGTATCAAAGGTGTCATAGATAAGCAGTGTGTGCTTTAGCCCATTTGCTGCGGTTTGTGCTACTTGCTTGTCGCTATTTTCTAGGGCTTTGATGAGATAGGGGACATTGTAGCCTCCTAGCATTGTGCCAAGTAGCTTTGCTGCTAGCTCTGGGGAGATGCTCTTGCAGGATTTGCCGGCGATGATCTCGCCTAAAAATTCAGCCTTAAGCTTGGCTCCTTCATCGACTCCGGGGCTTACGCGATTGGTGAGCAAATCAAGTGCGAAGTCTTGCTCCTCCTTGCTAGCAGCGGAATCTAGCAGGATTTTGATCACTTCGCTAACTTGCGTTTGCGTAAGTGGTAGTGGTGGGACGCCTTCTTTGGCTCGCTCTTGCACGGCGTTGTTGTAGTCTGTGATAAATGCTTGCATTGGGGTTCTCCTTTTCATTGTTGGGGTTGCTTTGAGAATTTCTAGTATAGCAAATCTTGCGCTAGCATAAGTTTAATTATTTCTTAACTTTTCTTTGTTTTATGCTTTGCAGTATGTGGCGTATAGCAGGATTTGCCTATGGCTTACAATCCGCCAAATCGCCTTGTGCGTGAGTGAAACTCCTCAATAATGCGCGCTAGCTCGTTGGTATTAAAATCTGGCCACAGCGTCTGGGTGAAAGCTAGCTCGGCATAGCTTGCTTGCCATAACAAAAAGTTTGAGAGTCGCTGCTCGCCACCTGTGCGGATAAGCAAATCCACATCGGGCATATCTGCAGTATCAAGCGCATTGGCTAGAGTGGATTCTAGGGCTTTGGCGGCTTCTTGCGGATCATCACTAAGCTTTGGGCTTGCTAGCACAATCTTGTGGCAGGCTCTGGTGATCTCATTGCGCGAGCCGTAGTTTAGGGCTAGGGTTTGGGTCAAGTTTGTGTAGTGGGAGGTGGAGGATTCTAGGTCTAAGATTAGATGCTTTAATGGCTGGGAGAAGAAGTCTATATCCCCAATCGCGCGGAATCTAATGGCATTGTCGTGGTAGGTCTTGGCTTCATCGCGCAAATATCGCTCTAAAAGCTTCATAAGGAAATCGACCTCTGTTTTGGGGCGATTCCAATTCTCTGTGGAGAAGGCATAGAGTGTGAGATAGCCTATATCGTGCTTGGCGCACCAATTTGTGATCGTGCGGACATTGCTCGCGCCTTTTTTATGTCCTGCTTGTCGTGGCTTGCCTTGTAGCTGTGCCCATCTGCCGTTGCCGTCCATAATGATTGCTAGGTGCATTGTATATCCTTTTTTTTGGTGGATTCGGCTTTGCGCGATAAATCGTGGATTGCTTCGCGCGTGCTGCAGTTACATACGCCAAGTATGCGCCCTTGCACGCACTCGCAAAACCCCGATTTATCATCGCAAATCCTAGAATCCTTTGTTTGCTCTTGTAGAGTTTGAGTGGTTTAAAAGTGGATTCTAGCCTAGAATCCACTTTTGCTGCTGCCTATTCACTTGGCTACAAAGCACATTTTGAGCCGTTTTCAATCCTTTGTGCTCGTGTAGAGTTTGGGTGGTTTCAAAAGTGGATTCTAGACTAGAATCCACTTTTGACATTGCTGCTTTTCTTGCTGCTCTAGAATCCACTTTCGCGCCTTATGACTAGATCCAATCACTTCCCCAAGCAAAACTGCCCAAACATACTATCAAGCACTTCTTCACTATTGTAGGGGTGGGTGATATGCCCTATGGATTCTAGGGCATCTTTGATATGGTAGGCAAACAGCTCTAATTCTAGGGAGTCTAGCTTGGTGCAAGCACTTTGTATATGGGCTTGTGTTTGTGCGATTGCCTCTTGCTGGTAGGGTGCGCTTAGGATAATGTCTTGGTAGGATTCTTGGGCTAGGGCTTGTGCGATCGCGCTATAAAGTATGCTAGCAGTGGCGGATTTATCTAGGGCATTTACCGCGATTGTAGCGGCAGAAGTGGATTCTAGGCTTTGGAGTGTGGCTGAATCTAGTCTGCTTGGGAGGTCGCATTTGTTGATTATAGGGAGTATTTTGGGGGGGCTTTGGCGGCTTGCGCCCTCTTCTTGCACGAGTGCTATTATCGCTTCATCTTGAGTATCTAGAGGGCTAGAGCCATCGAAAACGACAAGGATTATGCTCGCTTCTTTTAGGGCTTGGAGGCTCTTTTCTATGCCTTTGGATTCTAGGGGGTCGGTGCTTTGGTGTATGCCAGCGGTGTCAATAAGCCGCACGCGGTGAGATCCTATCAGCAACTCCTCTTCAATGCTATCGCGCGTGGTGCCGGCTATGGGAGAGGTGATGGCGCGATCATAGAGCAAAAGTGCATTAAGCAAGGAGGACTTGCCGACATTTGGCTTGCCGATAAGGCAAAGGCTGTGGCATTGATTGGGGCGAGCTTTGGAAAAGGTGTAGATATTGCTTAGGCGCGTGGCAAGGGCATCTAGCATAGAGTGGATTCTAGTGATAATATCGCTTGGAATGTCTTCTTCACTATAATCAATCATCACTTCTGTGTGAGCTAGGGCGTTTATAAGGCTTATGCGCACTTGCTTTACAAACGCTCCTAAATCGCCTTTTAGCTGCTTGGCTAATGCGCTTTGGAAAGAGGCGTCCCTTGTGGCAATCATCTGGGCTATGGCGTTTGCTTGAGCGAGATCTAAGCGACCATTGAGATAAGCGCGCTTGGTAAATTCCCCAGCCCTAGCGATCCTAGCTCCTAGGGCTAGGCATTGGCTTAGGATTTTGCTGCCGATGATCTCGCCGCCGTGGCACTGAAACTCCACGACTTCTTCACAAGTGTAGCTTCTTGGCGCGGCAAAATACAGCACTATGGCTTCATCGATAAGCGCGCCTTGCGTGTCATAGAGTGTGCGTAAGGCGGCGTAGCGTGGGGTGGGGAGCTGGTCTTTGATGATGGCTTGGGCGATTTGGGGGGCTAGCTCGCCACTCACACGCACGATACAAATCCCACCCACACCACTAGGGGTAGCAATAGCAGCTATGGTATCTTGCATATAAGTCCAGAATCTAGCGGTAAAAATCGTTAATCACGATATACCGCTCATTTTGGGCGTTTTGGCGGAAAGAGATGTATTTATCCGGAAATGTATCGCGGAGCTTTTTTAGCGCGATAAAGGCTAGAATCCCATCAAGCGGCTTGGTCTGGGCTTTGCCCTCTCGGCGCACTTCATTGATGATACCTACCAAATACGCCTCTATGGCTTCTTCTTGGTTTTGCAAAAATTGCGCGATTTCTAGGCGGATATTGTAGCCATAAGTGGGCTGGATCCAATTAAAAAGCAAGTAGGATAGGGCTTTGTAGCGGTAGCCTCTCTCACCGATCAATAAGGCAGAATCCGCTCCATCTAAGAAGATATAGAGCGTTTGTGGATCACAGAAGCTTACTTGAATCGTGTGGATTTTGTAGGGCATAAAGCTTAGCATTTCTTCAATAGCAGCGGTGATTTCTGCGATGATTTCGTCTTTTGTCTGAAATATTTGTGTCGTTTCTGGAGAATCTTTGAAAAACTCTGATGCGTTAAAAAACTCTTGATCTGTGGCTTGTGTAGGCTGGTGTAGCGCGGCACTCTGTGGTGCATGGGCGTGTGGGATAGGGGCTGTGGCGTGGGGCTTGTCTTTTAGACTAACGACAATAGTCGCTGGCTTTTTAAATAAGCCCAAAAACCCGCTAGATTCATACTGGATAACTTCATATTCTAGCTCCGTGACAGAGCAGCCAAACTCTAAAGCCGCTTGGCTTAATGCCTCTTGCAATGTCGGTGCAGTGATTTTTTTCATCGGTGTTATTCCTTGGTTTTTGGTTTGGTCTTTTGGGCGTGGTCTTTGCTAGGCTTTTTGTGCTTGGCGATTTCTACGGCTCTTTGCTTATCGATGATTTTGTTGATGACAAGCTGCATACCGATAGCAAAGATGTTGTTGATCGTCCAATACAGCACAAGCCCCGCTGGGAAAGTGATAAGGAAAAGCGTGAAAATAATAGGCAAAAGCTTGAAAATCCTTGCTTGCATAGGGTCTAGGGTATTTGGTGTGAGAGCTTGCTGGATATACATACTAGCCCCCATAAGAATAGGCAAGATAAAGTAAGGATCCATTACTGATAGATCGTGTATCCATAGAATCCACTGCGAGCTTTTAAGCTCCACAGCATTATAGAGCACGCGATAAATAGCGAAGAATACGGGGATTTGTAGTAGTAGTGGCAAGCAGCCACCAAGTGGGTTTGCGCCGTGCTTTTTGTAGAGCTGCATCATATGCATTTGCATTTTTTGCGGATCGCCTTTGTATTGCTCTTGGATTTCTTTCATTTTAGGCGTGAGATCTTTAAGCCGCTGCATACTCATAATACCCTTATAGCTAAGAGGGAAGAGGATTAGTCGCACAATAATCGTAAGCCCGATAATCGCCCAGCCCCAATTCCCCATAAGCATATAGAGCCACTCTAGGAGTAAAAATACCGGTTTAGCAAAAAAGGTGATAAGCCCATACTCCACGACATCAGTGAGCGGCTCGTAAATGGATTTTAGCAGCTGATAATTTTTGGGTCCTACATAGCCCTCTAGCTCGATATTAGAATCTAGCATAATATAGGGGATCGGGTGCTTTTTGCTATCGCCGACAACCTGTGCGTGCAGCCCTCGCACATCGCGTGTGAAAAGTAGCGTAGTGAAGTAGCGATCTGATGCAGAGATAAAAGGCACTTGTGTGAAAGACTGCCCCTCTAGCTTGGCGTCTTTGTCTTCGATTTTTTCTATGGTGCCTTTTAATCCATCGCTTTTTAGCACAACGCCGTGGAACGCATAGCCATCATCATCAGCAACCGGGCGCATACCGCTTGAGAGCGCGTAAGGTGTGGGCTTGGACATAGCGATATTTATGGTGTATTTCAAGCCATCATCATCATAGAAAAACTGCAGAGTTTTGGTTATGGTCATATTTGGCATTGTTTGCGTGAGTGTGAGCGTTTGTGGTGTGCCGTTGTTCTCTAAGGTGATATGGGCGTTTGAAGCCTTGTAGGTGGTGCTTGTGGCGTGGGCGTTTAGGGCTTGATCTTGGAAGCGGATCTCTAGTGGTAGAATAGTCTGTGGCGCGAAAAGTGGGAGTTTTTCTTGGGGTGTGGATTCTGCGGAGTTTAGCCCAAAGAGCTTGCCCAAATGGCTAAAAAAGCCTTCTTGTCTTGGGGCGGTGAATTTCTTGTCTTTCAAATAGACTTGTGCGATTCTCCCTAGATCATCAATCTCTACTTCCACGCTACTAGAAACAACGCGCGAGATGATAGGGCGTGCAGGTGCTTGAAATGGACTATCTTGGCTGGCTTGTGGGGCTTGATTGTGAGCAAAGTTGGGAGAGTCTGCTTGACTTGTGCTAGATTCTGTGGAGTCTAGCGATTTTGCTGTGTTTGCTTGCTCGCGCTTCTGCTGGGCTTTGCTTGGGTCTTGCACAAAGTAGCTGTAAATAATAATGAAGATAAAAGAAACAACAACGGCAAGTAGCACTCGAGAATTGGTATCATCTTTTTTCATTCGCGTATCCTTCTAAAATTTATATTTGTGTAAGGCTCTTGCTAGCTTTTTGTAGCTGTTTGGTAGAGACATCTGCAGTATGCGGGATTGAGATTGCATTACTTACTCCTAAGTGCTGGAATGATGGCATAGCAAGTAGCGTCTTGCGCGCTCTTGTGCGTATGGATAGGGACATACCAATACACAAAGTCTTGGGCGTGTGTGGATTCTAGGTCAATGCCCTTTGTAACTCCTATGCTATGTGCTAGAAATCGCTTTTTGATGATCGGGTATTCTATCCCGCCTTGTGCGAAAGGCTGGCAGCGCATAAGGCGATAAGCTATCTTCATCATCGCGTGAAGTGGATTCTCGTGTGTCAAAAGCAAACAAGCATAATGCGAACAAGTCGGGTAAAATCTACACGAGCTACCAAATAGCGGCGATAGAAGCACCTTATACAATCGCCATAGTCCCAGCACCATAGCCACCGCGATTTTGCTGCCTTTTTTGCGTGTGAGCAAAGCTGTCTGTCTTGCTACTATCATACTACATCACAGAATCTAGCAAGATTGCTTTGGTTGTGAATTTTAGCATAGGCATTTGTGGGCTTGTGTGCTGTTTCTCGCGAGCATTGAGCCACGCACAGGCTATCCTTGCTATGATTGCTTATGCTGTGAGACATTGCTTTATTTGCTGGGCTATGCATTGCTTGGGTGCGTGGGGCTTGGCTAGGCTTGGCTTTTGCCTTGTGTAAATGCTGCAGGATAAAGGCTAGCGTTTTGTGGAGTGAGTCTTGCAGCTCTGCAAAGCTCAAATCCGCTACACCGGGCTTAGCGACAAATACCAAGCACAATCCATACGCGATCTGCTCATTTGCACTGCATATCGCACGCACGCGTCTTTTTAGGCGGTTGCGCACTACGGCATTGCCAACTTTGCGAGAGATACTAAGCCCGAGCCTTGAAGGCTGCTTAGGAGAATCGTGATCGCGGTATAGGTGGGTGTTTGTGTGGGATCCTAGCGGGCTAGAGATCTTGCACACATAAAGCGTGAAGCCTTTAGCATAGCGCGAAAACCCACGCTTATAGACAAAGTCAAATTCTTGCTTGGTTTTAAGTGAATCCATAGCGACCTACTAGCGTTAGATTGCGAGTCGTTTGCGTCCTTTGGCGCGTCTTGCATTGATGACTCGGCGACCATTTTTTGTCTTCATTCTCTCGCGGAATCCGTGTGTCCTCTTGCGTGGTGTGTTGTGTGGTTGGTAAGTCCTTTTCATAAAAACCCTTTAAATTAAGTGTAAAGCGCGGATTCTAGCATAGCTTGCCTTAGGTATAGCTTGAAAATCTCTGTATTTACTTTTTGGCTATATCGTTGCATTGTTATTTTAGTATTGCTAGGAGTTGGTGTGTATAGGGGTGTTTATATAGCTCTTGGATTGGTGTTTGCTGTGTGGCTTGGTGGGTGCGCTCGCTTTGGCATTACGGCGGATTTTAGCGCGACAAAAGATGAGCTAGATATGCTTAAGCAAACAAGTGGCATAGAGATAAAAGCCTTGAAGCAAGGGGGCGTGAGCTATCAAAAGGGCGTGCAGATCTTGCGCTCTAGGCTTGTGGATTCTAGTGTGCAAGTTGAGCTTGGGCAAAAAGACATAGCCCATAGCGTGATTGTCCTTTATATCAGTGCGCAGCTAACGCCATCTGCAGCACAAAAGCACTCCGCACAATCCCTACTCTTTAGCCCGGCAAATATTAGTGCGCATATAGGAGGCGTGGCATTAGAGGTGGTGGATTATGACAGGCTGCGCAAGGGTGATTATGACTTTATTGAGATTTTGCAAGATTTCAATATCCCCACGCCCACGCCTAGTGTAAATGCCCAAATGGTGCATTATAATATCTCACCATTTTATTATGTGGCAAGTCCGGGGTTTTTATATTTCCCGCTTATGGCAAGCCCATTTATGATAGAAAATCCAAGCACAATCGCCTATGCACAAGAGAAGCGCGGTGCGCTTAAAGTGCTACTAATGAATGCCTTGCGAGAATCTAGCTTATCAAGCGACAAGGCACAAGGCGGCTTTGTTGTCATCAAGGACAAGGGCATTAAGCACAATGGCATAATGATAGTAGAAGTGCGGATTGTGGGTGAAGTGCATAGATTTGCCTTTAGGCTAGAGAAGTTAAAGTAGCAGTATGAATCACACACCATTTGATACGATTCTCAAAGCGCGAAATAATTACATAAAAAGCGTGCGTAAAGCTAGGCAGCCTAACGCCCCCAAGCCTAGCGGCGTAGAATCTACACAGGATTCTACTAAGAGTATCGCCCTAAACAATGCCAAAGAGCAATTTGTCTTAAAAGTTTCAATGTTTAGCGCGCTATTTTTAGCAGTATTTGGCGTGGGCTTTGGTGTGTGGATACAGAGCAAGGCGGTGATTTTTGATGGCTTTGTCGCGCTTATTAGCGTGGGGCTTGGTGCGCTTAGCGTGATCACTTCGCGCTACATCTATAAAGAAGATGATGATGTGTTTCAATACGGCTATGTGCGCTTTGAGCCTATGGTGAATTTTTTTAAATCATTGATTTTGGTGCTTGTGTGTTTGTATGCGTTTATCACTGCGCTAGAGAGTATATTTTCTGGTGGGTATGAGGTGCTGCTTGATGGGGCGGTGCTTTACACGCTGTGTGCTTTTGGCTTTTGTGCGCTGCTATTTGGCTATACGAGTGTGTATGCTAAGAGGCTAGATTCTGATCTCATCGGCGTGGATAATACAGAGTGGAAAATTGATTGTATCTTGTATCTAGGCACGCTTAGTGCATTTGCCTTGCTCTATGTGCTGCTAACTCCACTGCAATCGCACAATATAGAATCCCTGCGCAGTCTTATCCCCCTGGATTCTAGCCAGATTTTAATCCTCTCGCGCTATATTGATCCGGGGTTGCTTGCGATTTTGTCGCTGCTTTTATGTGTGAGTCCTGTGCGGATTTGTATCGCGAATTTTAAAGATCTCATTATGGTCGCGCCAAAGGATCTTGATGAGAAAATTACGCAGATTATGGAAGAGCTTAGTCAAAAGTTTGGCTTTGGTGATTATGATACACATACAGCAAAATCGGGGCGGTTCTATATGATAGAGATCAATATCTTAGTAGATTCTACGACAGATTGCGCGATCGCTTCTATCGATGATTTTGATAAAATCCGCGATCATATTGAAGCAGCCCTTGAGATCCCAAGCTATAAAATCTGGCTGTCTGTGAGCTTCACGGCTAATCCCAAATGGCTTTAGGCAGTGGGTATGCTAGCTTGACAAATTGCGCGTGCTTTTTGCTACAATAATCCACCACACAAACACAAAGAGTCAATATGAAAGATCTTATCATTGTAGAATCCCCAGCTAAAGCCAAGACGATTAAGGCATTTTTAGGCGATGGGTATGAAGTCATCGCGTCTAAAGGACATATTCGCGATTTGCCTAAATTTTCTTTCGGGATCAAGGTGGAAAATAGGCACTTTATCCCAGAGTATCAAATCCCTAGCGATCACAAAGAGCTTGTATCCCAGATCCAAAAGCTCTCCAAAAAGGCAAAGACTACTTACATCGCCACCGATGAAGATCGAGAGGGAGAAGCCATAGGCTATCACATCACACAAGCAATCGATAACACAAAGCCGCTAGAATCTTTCCCGCGCATAGTCTTCCACGAGATCACC encodes the following:
- a CDS encoding helicase-related protein, with translation MTNEPPNTLASSIESILHSFEDHSCDIAIISGYFNAKALEYLSTHAHKIRSLTLILGTQDPSTKDTDQVRFFLQDPYDLRIVDYTEQLESLRTTRKAYRFISDTPTHIAMLQEKSTLIHAKLYVFHTKDTPNRTQTAIIGSSNFTASGLGLYDNKSNKELNLVCDSKADTQAALEYFYQMLHACQDSTKQVQEALSTSFFYHSPKDIFAKLYALLEHPEADLDSDENALIEQGSKAFGLYPFQQKAAKELQKRLKTYKVALCADSVGAGKTLTALGVLSAYSNIVIITPPKLCAQWESYFSQAPQSPHDTFIADLSFCTHIISYHQAANPDEKVQKLLKYASLIIIDESHNLRNGSAKSRQNQYDKLQANLSKSARLLLLSATPINNKITDLSNQLALINPTITIGGDTLNLARVCAQADKALESNAPIHKDFYRLTHTIYTTQSSEIESQLKLWGKHLPKAHIAPKLFLSSVPSGIDFSYEELVQILGLGDDKTSESISFSIYDPYPFLPDSIREILQDKQLENLGDYTTPRGFLAMSLLKALESSLDAFSKILGTIIAYHRSFLSAKELEERQDDLLDEDAAIFPTRLKKCYEYGYITKLSPRFRELCEQDLSKLESILERISPYNAQKHFARSEKFTQVCKIIDALGESIHSQKLLIFSESIITCETIKQSLQASYPKLHIASITGETKTKEFNANKRLFSPKSQKYTLASGEKPIDILVASDCISEGQNLQDCANLINWDIAFNPVRAIQRIGRIYRIGSSHAQIHIYHFFPHIKLESYIKLESRIAHKTQAAATTTTQKNFFGTSLEQEPSQQARQEAYQALDSKLSALDETKDYLLSPSSVLGSMLSEKHQSHLPNGIFSIARSSSTSASTLAQNLIFAALQDESKKTYYTLYNCASKKLLPSVSDSDCSRNLSQLRDFASINEADKAEFSSLERASQDYENIAFLQAIFKDIAKDLEAQILSHSQARASIKTRDSGLYSIEKKRFTLIAFLFVNPDFSELANYKAKSL
- the acnB gene encoding bifunctional aconitate hydratase 2/2-methylisocitrate dehydratase — translated: MQAFITDYNNAVQERAKEGVPPLPLTQTQVSEVIKILLDSAASKEEQDFALDLLTNRVSPGVDEGAKLKAEFLGEIIAGKSCKSISPELAAKLLGTMLGGYNVPYLIKALENSDKQVAQTAANGLKHTLLIYDTFDTIAAMSKTSTLAKEIIESWANAEWFLHKPALPEEIKLAVLKIDGETNTDDLSPASDAFTRSDIPTHAKAMLKSRIDNYESRIENIKKIAKDNGASVVYVGDVVGTGSSRKSACNSIVWHFGNDIPFVPNKKSGGFVIGGIIAPIFFATCEDSGCLPVVANVDKLKEGDIITLKPYSGEIVKNGEVVSKFTLSPNTIFDEIRAGGRIPLIIGRGLTNKARKFLGLGEFEGFAKPAQPQSSTKGFTLAQKMVGRACGKDGVRAGEYCEPIATTVGSQDTTGAMTRDEVKELASLSYSADFVMQSFCHTAAYPKPADVSLQATLPDFMRNRGGVALRPKDGVIHSWLNRFCLPDTVGTGGDSHTRFPIGISFPAGSGLVAFAAVTGSMPLNMPESVLVRFKGKMNPGITLRDLVNAIPYYAIKQGLLTVPKQNKKNIFSGKILEIEGLENIKVEQAFELSDASAERSAAACTIALNKEPIIEYLESNISLINAMIKDGYGDAKTLARRAEKMREWINNPVLLRADKDAEYAAVIEIDLNEITDPILACPNDPDDVATLSEILADPKRPKNIDEVFIGSCMTNIGHFRAFGEIMKNEGQSATRTWLVPPTKMDSKQLSDEGYFSLFGAAGARIEVPGCSLCMGNQARVKDNAVVFSTSTRNFDNRMGKGAQVYLGSAELGAVCAKLGRLPSLEEYLQIVPQKLGQDTSKVYKYLEFDKIKDFAL
- a CDS encoding di-trans,poly-cis-decaprenylcistransferase yields the protein MHLAIIMDGNGRWAQLQGKPRQAGHKKGASNVRTITNWCAKHDIGYLTLYAFSTENWNRPKTEVDFLMKLLERYLRDEAKTYHDNAIRFRAIGDIDFFSQPLKHLILDLESSTSHYTNLTQTLALNYGSRNEITRACHKIVLASPKLSDDPQEAAKALESTLANALDTADMPDVDLLIRTGGEQRLSNFLLWQASYAELAFTQTLWPDFNTNELARIIEEFHSRTRRFGGL